In Colletotrichum destructivum chromosome 1, complete sequence, the sequence TACCTGTCTCTCTACTCCTCCGTCTCGTACCCCaggcagcaacagcagcagctcatCCAATTGCCATTGGACGGAATCCCAATCGGCCGACGGGTCACATAGCTACGAGCAAGTAGAGCGAGTACCATACCGTACCGTACCATACCTACTCTCTGCTGTACCACCAGCCAGATCCAGTACCACCCTGACGACGCTTGAGCTTCCAATCGGTGGCTGATACATAATCGCCATACAATGTCCCTCTTCGGCTCGTCGCCACCGGCGGATTCTCCGTCCAACACCTCTGCTGCGCCCTCGCGATCTCTATTCGACGAAGAGCCCATGTCCAAGTCCGCTTCCAACTCGCTAttcaccgacgacgacttcgccgGAGCCGAGTCCTCGCCCTGGGACATGCCTACcccgaggaagaagcagtctcgcgccgacgtcgtccgcaACCTGCTGTCCGCCTCCGACGTGCCCGGCGCCTACATCGAGACCTTTGACACCGTCGTGCGCGACGATGGAGCTGGAGGGCGTGTCACGGCCGGCGGTGTGGCCAAGCTATTTGCAGCCGCGCGCCTGGGAGCGGACCACCAGGCGCAGATCATGTCCATGGTTGTGCCCGCTGCAGGTGGCGATATCGCCGTCGCTCGCGGCGAGTTTaacgtcctcctcgccctcgttgCCCTTGCCCAGGAGGGCGAGACCATCAGcctcgacaccgtcgacgaACGACGCAGGAGTGAGTCCATTTCCCTCGTTCCTTTCCAGCCTTCTCGTCTGCTTCATCATCCCCAGCCACCCTCCCGTGTGCTTTTGCCGTGCCTTATGTCATGACCTCGGCACCCTGTCCGCCGAGCTATCATACCTTACCTAGCTTGTACTTACTTATCAGTGCGCCGCAATCTGTGTGGGGTTCCTTGCTAATTGCCAATGCACCAATCCAGATCTCCCACTCCCCAAGCTCGCCGGCCTGACTGCTGCTCCCGTGATGCCTCCCGTCTCCGAGCTTGCTGTCAACCCTCCCCAAGCTCCCGCAACCCCCGTCCAAGAATCtgcatcgccgccaccgccgcctcagCCAAGCAGCCTGCGCCGACCCCCAATGGACTTTCCCGAACCCGAAGACCCGTGGAACTCACCCGACGTACACAAGGGTCATGCccacgccatcgccgcctctCCCAGCAGGACCAATGGCGCCAGTCCACAGCACCCTGCGCTAAACGCCAATGGTAACGGCAATAGCAACGGCAACGGGAACGGCAACGGGAACGGCAATGGCAATGGCGATTACAGCACGTCACCAGGCACAGCCATCGCCGGTCGGACCATGTCTTCTTACACAACTGCCACCGCTGGCTCCGAGACGGGTTCTGGGCGCCATGCTGTGATCAGTGGCACGTcgccgggcggcggctggggcggcTACTTCGACGGCAGCACCCAGGGCGGCGGATTCAACGAACCCGTCCCCAATCAGGTCACAAGCCCCTTCGGCAGCGCGGGTGGCGGACGCGACGCGACCGGAAACTCCGCAGCCGTGCCGCCTCTGCGGTCTGCCGTCAGCGGCCGATCAGGAGGCCCCGTGGAGGAGAACATTGTCGTCACTCTGTTGCCTGAGAAGGAGGGCCTTTTCATGTTCCAGCACCACAACTACGAGGTTTCGAGTATTCGACGGGGCAGCAAGGTCATCAGACGGTACAGCGACTTCGTATGGCTTTTGGATTGTCTGCACAAGCGCTATCCTTTCAGGGCGCTGCCTCTGTTGCCGCCCAAGCGCGTCGCTGGTGAGTTTGGCGCGCCGCATTTCACCACTTTCGCTAACGGCAGAAGTCAACGGTAACCATTTCTCCAACGATggcgccttcatcgagaAGCGCCGCAGAGGCCTGGCCAGATTCCTAAACGCCCTCGTTCGCCATCCCATTCTTGGCCAGGAACAGCTCATCATCATGTTCCTTACCGTGCCAACTGTAAGCCACCTCTCGCCGACGTGACGAATCTCGCTAATTATCAGTATCAGGAACTGGCCGTATGGCGCAAGCAGGCCACCATTTCCGTCCAAGACGAGTTTCAGGGACGTGTCTTGCCACCTGGGCTGGAGGACTCGTTGCCCCCTACCCTTGAGGCCCTCTTCGACAAGACACGGTCCGGTATTCGGCGGTCGGCGGAGCTGTACATTAACATTTGCAACGTCATGGACCGTTTGGTGAAGCGTAGCGAGGGTGTTGCTGCCGATCATGCCCGCATTGCCATGTCCCTTACTTCGTTGACGGAAACGAGCGCCGATACCTACGCGAGCGACACCAACGAAGTGCCTCTGCTCAACGACGGTCTGACATCCATGAGCAGGCACCTGAGAACGTGCCAGACCCTGTTGGAAGACGAAAGCAAGGCGTGGGACGAGGGAGTGCTGGAGGATCTCAAGCGCCAGCGTGATGCTCTCGTCAGTATCCGCGACTTGTTTGATCGCAGGGAACGTCTTGACAAGGACAACATTCCCTACCTCGAGCGGAGGATCCAGACCAATGAGACCAAGCTGGCGAACCTCCGTAGCAAGCCTGAGGGCATGGTCAAGCCAGGCGAGATTGAGAAGGTGGTTGACGCGATTATCAAGGTATGTTGATGTCTTCCCATGCTCCACTTCCACGTTCACCCAACGACACACTAACACTCGTTTGCAGGATAAAGAGTCCATCGTCAACCAGCACAACCGATCCATCTTCGTCAAGGAATGCATCCGCGACGAGCTCATCTACTTCCAGCATACGCAATTCCACGTCTCGCGCTGGAACCAGGACTGGGCTCAGGAGCGCGTCAAGTACTCCGAGATGTTGGCCGACAATTGGCGCCgtctccttgacgagcttgagGGCATGCCCCTCGGCGACTAATCCCTCCGCTATCTCCCGTACCCTTTACCACACACCGACACATTGCATATCAGCGTCATCTCCATTTCAGGCGTTCCGGTCTTTACTCTACATCCGTCAGACGATTCAATCAGCTCTGTTGGACTGACTAGTCGGCGGCAGTCCTAATCTTGTACGAAACTGTGTCGTTGTCGTTTTTTTCTGAGCGCGATGTGTTCCAGACCAGATGTACATCTTAGAGCAGGGACCCGTTGCCGAATACCCTTTGGTTACGCAAATTGCTTAATATACGGTACTTAACTTGTATCCTCGTTGTCGACGCCGGGATCGTGCGATTTGtcccatcgccatcatgaTGACTTGAACCCATATCAAGGTCGTCTCGTTGGGGATGAGAACTGCCTCAGAGGGAGGCCAGGTCATTCATCAATCTTTTCCCCCTTGGATGACTGTCTGGCCAAGTAACTCATTATAATATCATGCCCAAAAAGCCTCCCACTTACCATTTTGAGGTCATCTAATGGGTGTCCGAACTTGAATGTATCAAACTAGTGGTGAAAGTTCCTTTACCCTTACTCCAATACCCCTTTCCCTATATCCCCCACGTCATCCCCAAACATGTCCACAGGTTTTGTCTCCAGAGGTGTTTACCATACTTGTCCCATCACTACCAGCTCCCTTGTTGCTGCAACTAAAGCCTTTTAATGGTCCAGTTACTGCGATGAAAGCTCTTCATCTGGTTGCTGTGATGATATCTCAGCTTATATTACGCGACAAAAGCCATTCGTCCAGTTGCTGCGATGAAAGTCTTTCACATTTCTGGCTCCTCTATTCCAGCAAGCCTGGTGAGGGCGTCAAGTGGTCTCACATAAGGGTATCGTCAGGCTCCGTGAGCCTGGGACCAAGCCCTAATGGTCGATTagtcgtcgacaagggcTTCTTTGGAAAGGAACACAGACAACAAATATTCTTCCATTGGACTCGCCTGGAgttttctctttctttctttcccccaGGCTTCGACAGAACCGAAGAAAATCTTCTTTTAGCCCAGGTCGAAAGGAAGAGATCACAAAACACAAATCAAGGCCAATAAGACTGCTCAAAAGACACAGAACAGCATCATCCATCATGGCCGTAGgttccctttctcttcctttctcttcctttctcttATATCTTCCTTGGAGGGGACTCAGCCCTTGTGTCCTTATCCTATGTCTTCCCTTCGATAtgcaccccccccccccccccctctatAACTACAGTGCCTTATCCTTCCTCTCGTCCGATGTCCCTTTACAAGACGACCGTAGGAACTTACAGTAACTGATGATATATAGGGCAAGAAAaccgaggagaaggagcccGGTCTTTTCGTcagtgacgacgaggacgacaacgatTCTGTCGGCGGCAAAGAGAATCCCGGcaatgaggaggaggaggaggaggaggaggaggattaTCACGACAGCGATACCGATTCGTACGTCAGTACAATCGACGCTAATGGTAATCCAATTGCCTACAACGGCCGTGGCAGAGAGATCGACCCGCACCACGGCTGTACTCGCATCGCCTACGCGAGCGACGGCCAGGAGTACACCGGCGACGCCATCCGCCGCTGCAAGGCGGTCGCTCACAACCCCATCTACGCCACGTGGTGCTTTTGCATCCGCCACAAGCGGTGCAAGCCCGAGATCAACTTCACGGACAGGAACGGCCGTGTCACGTGCCGTAGCTGCCACGACTGCCGAGCCGCGTCTGAGACTCGCACCACCAAGGACAAGCGCTTGCGCAAGAAGTTCATGGCTAAAAAGGTAAAAGAGTGGCGAAGCAAGGCCTTGCCCGGCCACCGGTTCCACTACGGAAAGCCGACGAAGGAGCAGCCTCGTCGCAACCCCGAGTCGGACGATGAGgatctcggcggcaagggcggctCGTCTGGTGGTGGGATCGCCGGCACCCTCATCGCTGTCCAGTGAGCGAACCCAGCACCAACTCTTTCCCGCCGACATCGATAGGCAGCTAaggggagggcgagaggCGGGGTGAATGGAGAGATGGCAGCACGGTCCGGCAAGGGACGAAATCTTCACAGTCGTGGGATGGGAGGGATATAGGTCTAGGCTCTTGGGGAAAGGCGGTGGTCCGGACCCTCTCGAGCGGTTTGCTCTCCTAGTTCATCAACATTCCTCGAACCCTATCTGGCCTTTcattttgttttgttttgtgaTTTGTGTGATGTCTCAAGAAGTTGTAGTTCGATCCCTGGTATTCTCCCATGTCAAGAGACGAGATTCCGGACTCTTGTATGACATAGTCCCGTCTGTCTCGTTGTGTCTTTCGAACGCATGATGATTTTCAACTGAAGATTTCGACAAGCGTCTCGAGCACCCCATCTGAAATGGGCGAAGAACACTTGGCTGAATAAAAGTTGGATGATGAGCAGGATGAGGTAGAGCTGGGGAAGGAAGCGTTGAGTAAGAGAGGCAGGAGTGGCCGGCCATGTTCGCGAGCTGAAGATACAAAAGGTCTGAGTAGAGACGCAAGATATCGTCAGAAGTTATGGGTGTCTAGAAATACTCCTTCCCGTGGCAGCTAACAAGCATTGATGTCAAACATTGATATCTATCACAGCCTGCAATCCCAGCATCCTCAAACGGTTCATGCATCGTTACCAGCACTGCCTCCAGAACCATCCGATTTGACATCGGTCAGCCATCCGAATCGAAGCAGTCCGTCCAGCCCAGCGACGCAGACGAGAACAGCTTCCCTACAGACCTTGCGAACGGACGGCTTGCGCGCCCTCAGAAAACCAAGAGCCTGGCATGTCCAATTCTTGCGTCATCAATCTACAACTTTCGCCGTTCGTGGCTGCTAGAAATGTGGCGTCGGCAGACACTGAAACGAAGCGCTGCGCCATTACTCGAAATCAAGAACCCTATCACCTGGTGTCTATCTTGGGGACCGCAACGAGGTGGTGGCCGTCAACTGGTTTGGCGATCGACGGCCCGTGGCAGATCAAAAAGACCTTGTTGGCTGACTTCTCGTCGCGAAGACCGAATGCCCAGACCCTCCTGACTGTATCCCGTCAGATATCGGAAAATCATAAAGTCTGTCTAGTCATCATTTCCGTCGATCGATACGAATTGATGGAACAGATGGAGTCCGCGGTCCGCGACAACGCTGCGCCGAAGGCTCCCGGGCGCCGACTCCCGCCGGCTCATGCAGAGATGGGGGATCTTCCTCCTCTTAATCAACCACTTCTGGACTATCGAGAGGGGGCTATGTGAGGTACTAAAGGTAGGGGGATACCACGGCACCTTTGCCGAACCCGCATAGGAGCAGCGCTCGCCTAACCTCACCGGCTGGTATTTCACTCACCGCTTCCTACACACCCTCTTCGCCCAGCTTCTGCGGCTGTATTTTCGTTTCGTTCTCGTTTCGTCCCGTCCTGCATCGCTTCCCCCAGAGGTTCGAGCTGTCAAGGCGGGCCGTCCCCGAACAAAGCCAAAAAGCAACCCTCTTATCTCCTGGTTCAAGATAGCGGGCGGCTCGATGTGGTCGAGGCTGCCAACCAGAGGACAAGACCCCCCCGGTCTAGTCGCTGGCGCGCATGTCAATAGATAATGCACTTCGATATGGTCGCCGGCGTGCCTATCTCAGAACTGATTAGAACCACAGCTCCGGAGGCCATGTAGTATATCAACCGCCCCAGGTCGCCTGGTGTGCAGCGCGGGCGACATCGCGCGGCAACCCTTTCGCAACGCTCACTGTACGACCAAAAACGGCAAATGGGGGCAGCTCGGCAGCACGTCACGGCCAGACAATGTGATGGTATCCGCGGACGGAGGCTAGCTGGATGACAGAATGACAGGTTGAGAATCAGGTGCCGTCTTTACCGATTGGCCTATTGGGGCAAAGTTCGTCACGGGATTTATGAGGTCGACGCCCCATCCCAGTCGACCCCTTCGCTCCCGGCAACTACACATCGCATCAGGGCACACAGGACATGGCACACATCGTTCTCGAAGGACTCATCACGAAGGAGGACACGGTATTGAACTGATGTACCAACATTAGGAACAGGAGCGAACTCCGGAACATGTATCTCGCGTCTATCGCCGACGGTCGTCATTGCtccctccatgtcgatctTCGTCGAGACGCAGTAACTCGACAGTTTTATCTACCGAAATAAACCCATGACACCTTCCGATGAAAAGAacaggaaaaagaaaaagaaaaaagaggcCCCGAGGTATTACATCCGTCGTGTTGCAGGGCACGTCATCTGTGCGTTTCAAACCTGCCGTTTGCTTCCGTGGCCCATAGACACCACTACAAACAACAAGTCGTGGGTGGTGTGTGCCAGAAACCTAGGCAAATGAAGATCCAATGATtggaggaaaaagaaaagaacatGAAAAACAAAACAGTGGGAATGGTCGGattggacgacgacggcgaccgaAGAAAGCGCCACCCGTCAGCCCACAACGCAGCCGCAAACCTTGGCCGAAGCTTCAGTTGCACCACATCTCGACACGAGTCCCTTCGAGCCGGTTCAGGACGTCAAATTCCAACCCTGTTTGCCGGAACGCAACGATGATCATGTCGAAGCGCTGCTCGAGCGACTTGACGTTCCAGTCCTCGACATCCAGACGGGCGATCTGCGGCACCGCCTCCTGTTTGACGAGGGGATCGGCCCAGCAAACATCGACCTTCTCCGTCAGCACGAGACTCTTTGCGAGCTCGAGACCGGGCGAGTTGGCCAGGTGGGACTGGCCCTTCTTGAACCccatgccgacgacgaggacacTGGGCCGCAGCTTCTCGGCACACAGCGTCTCGACCGCGCGCTGGGCAATGGCCGCCGGGCGGGCACGCATCTTCTCCGTTGCGTGCTGAAGGAGAGGGAACTGGCTGTTGGACAGAAGGTAGTACGGGTTGACAGGGATACAGTGACCGCCGACACCGAGACTGGGCGTGAACGGCATGTATCCGAACGGcttggtcgccgccgcaccAGACACTTCGTATGGGTCGACGCCATGTCCCAAACAAGCATCGGCCATCTCGTTTGCGAATGCAATGCACATCATGCGTTGGCAGTTCTCGTACAGCTTGGTcatctcggcgacctcgggTCGTGACACGGGCACGACATGGTCGAAAACCTGCGAGTAGAGGCGGACAATGGCGTTCAGCGAACCAGGGACCATGTCGTCCAAGCCGGACACAATCTTTGGAATGGCGAAGGCAGGAGGCTCGACGCGGCCAGGGTCGACGCGCTCAGGGGACATGCCGGCGAAAAAATGACGCTCCTTCGCCAGGGGCCCGAGAAGCTCCCTGGTCATGCCGACCGCGACGGAGgattcgacgacgacgactgaGCCGGGACGGGCGTATGTGGCGACGTTCTTGAGGGCGGATCTCAGGAAGGACGAGTCGATGGTTTGGTCTGGGCGCAAGAGCGTGGGGACTGAGATGAGGAAGTGggtggccgccgccatgtcGCTGGGCTTGCAGGTGAACTTGGCCTTGCTATCCGGGCCGAAATGCTTCTCGAGGCTCTGCACGCGCGCCTCCGAGACATCGAAGCCGAGAACATTGAACTTGCGAGCGAAGTTGCCCACGAGGTGCTCTCCAACGTATCcaacgccgatgacggccaCCAGCAGCTCCGCCTCGAGATCAACAGAGCTCGCAATGGTtgcgagctcctcgtcggactCGCACTCCTCTGTGGGAGGGGTGATGGGATAGTATCCATCGTGGGAGAAGTCCCAAGTCTCTGACTTGGGGCCCTCGGGAGACTCGAAGGGGAAGGTACTGCGGCATGAAGGAGACCACCCCGGAGTGTCGGGAGTGAGCATCTGGGTGTCCATTGCGATGACGAAGCGAGGGTGTAAAACGAACGGTGGGAAAGTTGtcgaaagagaaagagattGAGAGGCGGAGACGGGCTatggagatgaaggaggaTATCTCTTGATATCTTCCTGTCGAAGAGGATCAACAACACTGCCAAGCGGCTGGCTCCTTGAGAAAAGACGcaaagaggagagagaggggcgCACGGGAAGGAACGAAAAAAAGGCTTGCTGGAGAGAACGGAGACGGGAGTTTAAAAGACTTGCCAACTGAGGCACTGACATGATGTACAGgcacgaggaggaaggaagacgagaaggagaCAACCCACTCATGTTGGTGCCCCCCCCTGGCGTCAGCTACTCGAGGTCGCCCAGACCCAAACAGTTGCGGCAACGTCTTCACGGCAACACCAGCGGGAAGAAAAGGTTGAGACATGGCATCAAGCTGGCTGGGTTTGCCGCCGGGCCTAATCGGGATCCACGTTTGCAGCACGGCGTGAACGCCATGGTATCAGTGGTGAGGTGAGGCTCCTCCCCCTCGGCCCCTAACGAGCCAGCCGACGGGGCCGTGGACAGATCAAAGTCCAAccgggaaggggaagggtagggaggggaaagagagagagagagagcgagagagacTGAGATGATAGTTTCAGGTCCGGGCTAGCTCCCGCGCAGACAAGGCTTGGAGGGATTCAAACAGGCGACCATCAGCAGTTCATGGCAAGCGGCCCTGAAAGTGGCTGACGGTTCCACCCCCCAAAGCGCAACCATACTCACAGGCGTGCTTCGGCAAGACGACGCTGCACGGGATGGAAGAAAAACAATAGCGCGATATGGCATTAGCACGACGACAATGGCAGAATTCTTTGCGCCGGTCGGGGGCGTTCAGACACCAGCGACATACCgagccccccctcctctcaaGAAGTATCCCGTCACTCATCATCAGCAACATTATCCAGCCGTGATATCGCCAAGATGGCAAGCCCGGATGCATGAAGTAGGCAAAGACACTCATCTCCCCTGTCTGTTCATCGCActctctcgccaaggtcTCCTCGGAAGCCTGATGTCATGCAGAAcgccttcccctccccccggtcAACACGCTTGTTGCTGAGGACTTTTCGAAGGAAGACAAGCCTGAGAATCAAGGGGGGTCGCGGAGTAGAGGATGACAGTCCTCCGAATGCATGGCCAGCCATATTTTCGACATCGGTAAGCAGATTGTCAGGGGACTGCTGGATCGAGATGAATCGAAGAAGGCCGGAAGTTACCCTAGGGTTACCCTCAAGAGCCGTGGTTGAGAGGAGGTACTTTGCTTGGCCACCGGCCTTGGGTCCGACGATCACCTCTGGCCCCATCCGTCCCGTTCATGAAAGGGACTTTCCCTCCCTGACGAGGTCTTGGGGGGAAGGCTTGGAAGTTTTCTTCGATGGAAAGCTTGCGAGGATATCGGCAGGGGCCCGTCAAAGCGAGCAGAGAGGGTGGCCACcaagaaaagggggggcgTATGGTAGCTGGAACGATGCCGAAGAGAAGCATGAGAGgagtagagagagagaaagagagcgGAGAGACAAAACCGGGATGGGCCTTGCTTGCAGTGCAGAGCACGGAGAGCTCCTTGCGGCGTCCAGTCCGTATTCCGTCAGGCCCGTATGCAGCATTTCGAGAACGACGGGAGCTATTGTCTTGGCTGCTCGAGCTCAGTCGAAATGGAAATGAGACGACGTTATGTGTCGATGCGCAGCACAAGAAGAAAccaaaggaagaaaaaaaaccaaaTCCCGACGTGGATGGGATGATTGGCGGGAAGAAAGACGCCAAAATACTTAGGTGGATGGGTAGTACCCAAGGCctaaggtaaggtaaggtaaggtaagtAGGTACCTGTATGTTTTGGTCAGCTTCCCAGGGATATATCTTGACTGCATATGCATATGCTATGCATTATGCAACACACCCAAATGTGGGACCCGCCCCCGCTGGATGCAAGTCTCAGTCCAAGCGGTGGGTTGGCTGTTTTATTGCATTCTGCGGAGTGCTATGTAGTATTGCATGGATGCGGGGCTTGCTTCCCTTATTCGCGTTACTGTCTCTACCTTATTTCACACCTTCTTCCTCACCCATTGTCTCTTCGTCTGCTCAGTCAGTATTtcacgcccccctccctcctttcaTTTTCTTTCGCGAGTCCATCTCGACGCGCACCCCACCCCACCGGCAGCTccaaaaaggggggggagtgCGTGATCATCAATGGCATTCCGGTCCGTTCTCCACGATCCCGTCAACCGTTTCCCCCCCATCCCGATCCAAGCTCCTGCGCCACAAACCACCCCTTGCACAGGACGGCATACACGTGGTGGGGAGGCTACACCAATAGCCGATTGTTTCTCTTGGACGCCTCTTTCCGCCCTTTTCGTCCTCTCTAAAGCTCGTTCAGGAGGACGAAAGAAGGAAACATCCACGCCAAGATCTCGCATttgcctcgtcgtcatctaCTCGGGACCGGCGCGGCGCCACAGGGGAAAAACCTCGTGTTATGCATACGCGGCCTTGCTTTCAGCACATCTTCGGCTCTCGCAAGCCACAccagcctctctctccctctccctctctctgtcgaACGGGCAAGCCTGGGCTTCACACATGCTGATTTGCCTTCCGTTCCCGCCGCTTGGAGCCAACACTTGGCCCGAACTGGTAGATCTCGGTCCAGAAT encodes:
- a CDS encoding Putative AH/BAR domain superfamily, sorting nexin-8/Mvp1, PX domain superfamily, translated to MSLFGSSPPADSPSNTSAAPSRSLFDEEPMSKSASNSLFTDDDFAGAESSPWDMPTPRKKQSRADVVRNLLSASDVPGAYIETFDTVVRDDGAGGRVTAGGVAKLFAAARLGADHQAQIMSMVVPAAGGDIAVARGEFNVLLALVALAQEGETISLDTVDERRRNLPLPKLAGLTAAPVMPPVSELAVNPPQAPATPVQESASPPPPPQPSSLRRPPMDFPEPEDPWNSPDVHKGHAHAIAASPSRTNGASPQHPALNANGNGNSNGNGNGNGNGNGNGDYSTSPGTAIAGRTMSSYTTATAGSETGSGRHAVISGTSPGGGWGGYFDGSTQGGGFNEPVPNQVTSPFGSAGGGRDATGNSAAVPPLRSAVSGRSGGPVEENIVVTLLPEKEGLFMFQHHNYEVSSIRRGSKVIRRYSDFVWLLDCLHKRYPFRALPLLPPKRVAVNGNHFSNDGAFIEKRRRGLARFLNALVRHPILGQEQLIIMFLTVPTELAVWRKQATISVQDEFQGRVLPPGLEDSLPPTLEALFDKTRSGIRRSAELYINICNVMDRLVKRSEGVAADHARIAMSLTSLTETSADTYASDTNEVPLLNDGLTSMSRHLRTCQTLLEDESKAWDEGVLEDLKRQRDALVSIRDLFDRRERLDKDNIPYLERRIQTNETKLANLRSKPEGMVKPGEIEKVVDAIIKDKESIVNQHNRSIFVKECIRDELIYFQHTQFHVSRWNQDWAQERVKYSEMLADNWRRLLDELEGMPLGD
- a CDS encoding Putative UDP-glucose/GDP-mannose dehydrogenase, NAD(P)-binding domain superfamily yields the protein MDTQMLTPDTPGWSPSCRSTFPFESPEGPKSETWDFSHDGYYPITPPTEECESDEELATIASSVDLEAELLVAVIGVGYVGEHLVGNFARKFNVLGFDVSEARVQSLEKHFGPDSKAKFTCKPSDMAAATHFLISVPTLLRPDQTIDSSFLRSALKNVATYARPGSVVVVESSVAVGMTRELLGPLAKERHFFAGMSPERVDPGRVEPPAFAIPKIVSGLDDMVPGSLNAIVRLYSQVFDHVVPVSRPEVAEMTKLYENCQRMMCIAFANEMADACLGHGVDPYEVSGAAATKPFGYMPFTPSLGVGGHCIPVNPYYLLSNSQFPLLQHATEKMRARPAAIAQRAVETLCAEKLRPSVLVVGMGFKKGQSHLANSPGLELAKSLVLTEKVDVCWADPLVKQEAVPQIARLDVEDWNVKSLEQRFDMIIVAFRQTGLEFDVLNRLEGTRVEMWCN